From Desulfuromonas soudanensis, the proteins below share one genomic window:
- a CDS encoding efflux RND transporter periplasmic adaptor subunit, which produces MTRKIILTLVGVLLLAALIGGIKALQIRKMIDAGANFAPPPVTVTSAVVAADSWEALLFAVGSLEAVQGVMVAAESPGKVVEIPFVSGKRVGKGDLLLQQDVSTETAQLPGAEAAVSLARSNLKRSGNLLAEKFISQAEYDAAFANFREAAAAADNLRAVIAKKSIRAPFSGRLGIRQVDVGQVLKEGDPIVSLQDVDPIFVNFYLPQQNLAEIRIGQTIRVTSSTLPQGFAEGEITATNPQLDAATRNLRIQGTLENPDEVLRPGMYVDVAVLLPDRLPLLTIPATAVLYAPYSDSVFVIEEKTDEKSGESVKVLRQQFVTLGEKRGDFVAVKEGLKEGETVVSTGVFKLRNGQAVTIDNTLNPDFKLAPRPENK; this is translated from the coding sequence ATGACCAGAAAAATCATTCTGACCCTTGTCGGCGTCCTTCTCCTTGCCGCGCTCATCGGCGGCATCAAAGCCTTGCAGATCAGGAAGATGATCGATGCCGGAGCGAATTTCGCCCCGCCGCCGGTGACGGTGACCAGCGCCGTCGTCGCCGCGGATAGCTGGGAGGCGCTCCTTTTTGCTGTCGGCTCCCTCGAGGCGGTGCAGGGGGTGATGGTGGCGGCGGAGAGTCCGGGGAAAGTTGTGGAGATTCCCTTCGTCTCCGGAAAGAGGGTCGGCAAAGGGGATCTGCTGTTGCAGCAGGACGTCTCCACCGAGACTGCCCAGCTCCCCGGTGCCGAAGCCGCGGTGTCCCTGGCCAGGAGCAATCTCAAACGCTCCGGAAATCTTCTCGCCGAAAAATTCATTTCGCAGGCCGAATATGACGCGGCCTTCGCCAACTTTCGCGAGGCGGCCGCCGCCGCCGACAACCTGCGGGCGGTCATCGCCAAAAAATCGATTCGCGCCCCATTTTCCGGGCGACTCGGCATCCGCCAGGTCGATGTCGGCCAGGTCCTCAAGGAAGGGGACCCGATCGTTTCCTTGCAGGACGTCGATCCCATCTTCGTCAACTTCTACCTGCCGCAGCAGAATCTCGCCGAGATCCGCATCGGCCAGACGATCAGGGTGACCTCTTCGACGCTGCCGCAGGGGTTTGCCGAAGGGGAGATCACCGCCACCAACCCGCAGCTCGATGCCGCCACACGCAACCTGCGCATTCAGGGGACTCTGGAGAATCCGGACGAGGTCCTTCGTCCGGGAATGTATGTCGATGTGGCCGTTCTCCTCCCGGACCGTCTCCCCCTGCTCACCATCCCGGCGACGGCGGTCCTCTATGCGCCCTACAGCGATTCGGTCTTCGTGATCGAGGAGAAGACCGATGAAAAAAGCGGAGAGAGCGTCAAGGTGCTGCGCCAGCAGTTCGTCACCCTCGGCGAGAAGCGCGGCGATTTCGTCGCCGTCAAAGAAGGCCTTAAGGAGGGAGAGACCGTAGTCAGCACCGGGGTCTTCAAACTGCGCAACGGCCAGGCGGTAACGATCGACAACACACTGAATCCCGATTTCAAACTGGCCCCCCGACCGGAAAACAAGTGA
- a CDS encoding YbhB/YbcL family Raf kinase inhibitor-like protein yields MTLILRSEAFESGADIPARYTCQGEDLSPPLEWSGVPPETRSLVLIVDDPDAPDPRAPTRTWVHWVLYNLPAGVCSLSEGVKVLPPGTGEGLNDWQKTGYGGPCPPIGRHRYIHRLYALDRVLDDLHHPTRPRLEAAMVGHILEQAELVGNYRKH; encoded by the coding sequence ATGACCCTGATACTTCGCTCTGAGGCCTTTGAGTCCGGCGCCGACATTCCGGCGCGCTACACCTGCCAGGGGGAGGATCTCTCCCCGCCCCTCGAATGGTCGGGCGTACCGCCGGAAACCCGGAGCCTGGTCCTGATCGTCGATGACCCCGATGCCCCCGATCCGCGGGCGCCGACGCGGACCTGGGTGCACTGGGTTCTCTATAATCTCCCCGCCGGCGTCTGCAGCCTCTCCGAGGGAGTGAAGGTGCTCCCCCCCGGGACCGGCGAGGGGCTAAACGACTGGCAGAAAACGGGTTACGGCGGCCCCTGCCCTCCGATCGGCCGTCATCGCTACATTCACCGTCTCTACGCCCTGGACAGGGTGCTCGACGATCTTCATCATCCGACCCGCCCCCGCCTGGAGGCGGCGATGGTTGGACACATCCTGGAACAGGCGGAACTGGTGGGCAACTACCGGAAGCATTGA
- a CDS encoding efflux RND transporter permease subunit, whose translation MKFTDLFIRRPVLSLVISLVIIIAGLQAIRTVNVRQYPRSENASVTVTTVYVGASAELVRGFITTPLERAIAAADGIDYIESQSTLGLSTITARLKLNYDATKALAEISSKVDQVRRDLPPEAEVPVINIETADSRFASAYLSFTSDILKQNQITDYLVRVVQPHLSALEGVQRADILGARTFAMRIWLDPQKMAAYNISPVQVRQALAANNVLAAVGRSKGSMIQVNLTANTNLNSVPEFKRLVVREGNGALVRIEDIGEVVLGAEDYDAEVRFSGKTAVFMGIWPLPNANSIDVIKRVSAEMELIQRDLPSGMEARVAYDATDYINNAIHEVLTTLLDTLLIVVVIIFLFLGSFRSVLIPVVAIPLSLIGAVFLMQVFGFTVNLLTLLAIVLSVGLVVDDAIVVVENVERHISEGLSSLNAALLGARELVGPIIAMTITLAAVYTPIGLQGGLTGSLFREFAFTLAGAVTISGVVALTLSPMMSSRLLKPGAAEHGFSGKIARDFKKLRGAYGRLLDATLDARPAVYLVWIIISLLTIPMFIMSPKELAPTEDQGVIFGILDASANSTLDQTSRYAAAANEAFLSTPEAKFVFQITFPSSGFGGLVVRPWDDRERTIFQILPEVQQKLGAIPGIQMFPVLPPALPGGGQFPVEFILASTASEDQILQFAQQIQLKAMQSGLFAFPPLIDVKIDQPQSEFVIDRNKVADLGLSLEDVNADISTLVGGNFVNRFDISGRSYKVIPQIRRVDRLNPEQLLDIHVTGPGGGLIPLSTVATLRDGVVPRSLNRFQQLNAVKISGVAVRPLDEALSFLEDQAAEILPQGYVLDYTGESRQLRTEGNQFLPTFALAIIMIFLVLAAQFNSFRDPFVILAGSVPLAMFGALLFTFLKIPDPNVPFWTGGWTTTLNIYSQVGLVTLVGLVAKNGILVVEFANKLQEGGHGKREAVHEAALTRLRPILMTSAATIAGHFPLTLVTGAGAEARNSIGLVLVGGMAVGTLFTLFVIPSIYMLVARDHGREQGVIDPPEPEGSGI comes from the coding sequence ATGAAATTCACCGACCTCTTCATCCGTCGTCCCGTCCTCTCGCTGGTGATCAGCTTGGTCATCATCATTGCCGGACTGCAGGCGATCCGTACCGTCAACGTCCGTCAGTACCCCCGCAGCGAGAATGCTTCGGTGACCGTGACCACGGTTTACGTCGGCGCCAGCGCCGAGCTGGTGCGCGGCTTCATTACCACTCCTCTCGAGAGGGCGATCGCCGCCGCCGACGGCATCGACTACATCGAGTCCCAAAGCACCCTGGGACTCTCGACCATTACCGCCCGTCTCAAGCTCAATTACGACGCCACCAAGGCGTTGGCGGAGATCAGCTCCAAGGTCGATCAGGTCCGCCGCGACCTCCCTCCGGAGGCCGAGGTTCCGGTCATCAACATCGAAACGGCGGACAGCCGCTTCGCTTCGGCCTATCTCAGTTTCACCTCCGACATTCTCAAACAGAACCAGATCACCGATTATCTGGTGCGGGTCGTGCAGCCCCACCTTTCGGCTCTCGAGGGGGTGCAGCGCGCCGACATACTCGGCGCCCGCACCTTTGCCATGCGCATCTGGCTCGATCCGCAGAAGATGGCCGCCTACAACATCAGCCCGGTGCAGGTCCGTCAGGCGCTGGCCGCCAACAACGTTCTGGCTGCCGTCGGACGCAGCAAGGGGTCGATGATCCAGGTCAACCTCACGGCGAACACCAACCTCAATTCGGTGCCGGAGTTCAAGCGCCTCGTGGTTCGCGAGGGAAACGGCGCCCTGGTGCGCATCGAGGATATCGGCGAGGTGGTGCTGGGGGCCGAGGATTACGACGCCGAGGTGCGCTTTTCCGGGAAGACGGCGGTTTTCATGGGGATCTGGCCCCTCCCCAACGCCAACTCCATCGACGTCATCAAGCGGGTCAGCGCCGAGATGGAACTGATCCAGCGGGATCTTCCCAGCGGCATGGAGGCCCGGGTCGCCTACGACGCAACCGACTACATCAATAACGCCATTCACGAGGTTCTCACCACCCTCCTCGACACCCTGCTCATCGTGGTGGTGATCATCTTTCTCTTTCTCGGCTCCTTCCGCTCGGTCCTTATCCCCGTGGTCGCCATCCCCCTGTCGCTGATCGGCGCCGTCTTTTTGATGCAGGTCTTCGGTTTTACCGTCAATCTCCTGACGCTTTTGGCCATCGTCCTCTCCGTCGGTCTGGTGGTCGACGATGCCATTGTCGTGGTGGAAAACGTCGAACGCCACATCAGCGAAGGGCTCTCTTCCCTGAATGCCGCCCTTCTCGGCGCCCGGGAGCTGGTCGGGCCGATCATCGCCATGACCATTACCCTTGCCGCCGTGTACACCCCCATCGGTCTGCAGGGGGGGCTGACCGGGTCCCTCTTTCGCGAGTTCGCCTTTACCCTGGCCGGCGCGGTGACCATTTCGGGGGTCGTCGCCCTGACTCTGTCGCCGATGATGTCCTCCAGGCTCCTCAAGCCGGGCGCGGCGGAGCACGGTTTTTCCGGCAAGATCGCCAGGGATTTCAAGAAGCTGCGGGGGGCCTACGGGCGCCTTCTCGATGCCACCCTCGACGCCCGGCCGGCGGTCTACCTGGTCTGGATCATCATCAGTCTTCTGACCATCCCCATGTTCATCATGTCCCCCAAGGAACTGGCCCCCACCGAGGATCAGGGGGTTATTTTCGGCATTCTCGACGCCTCGGCCAACTCGACCCTCGACCAGACGAGCCGCTACGCCGCAGCGGCCAACGAGGCCTTCCTCAGTACGCCGGAGGCCAAATTCGTTTTCCAGATCACCTTCCCTTCCTCCGGTTTCGGCGGACTGGTCGTCCGCCCCTGGGACGACCGGGAGCGGACGATCTTCCAGATCCTTCCGGAAGTTCAGCAGAAGCTCGGCGCCATCCCCGGGATCCAGATGTTTCCCGTCCTTCCTCCGGCGCTGCCGGGAGGGGGACAGTTCCCCGTCGAGTTCATTCTCGCGTCGACGGCCAGCGAAGACCAGATTCTGCAATTTGCCCAGCAGATCCAGCTTAAGGCCATGCAGAGCGGCCTCTTCGCCTTTCCTCCCCTGATCGACGTCAAGATCGATCAGCCCCAGAGCGAATTCGTCATCGACCGCAACAAGGTGGCCGATCTCGGCCTCAGCCTCGAGGACGTCAACGCCGACATCTCCACCCTGGTCGGCGGCAATTTCGTCAACCGCTTTGACATCTCCGGGCGCAGCTACAAGGTGATCCCGCAGATCAGGCGGGTCGATCGCCTCAACCCCGAGCAGCTCCTTGATATCCATGTCACCGGCCCCGGAGGGGGGCTGATTCCTCTCTCCACCGTCGCCACCTTGCGCGACGGTGTCGTCCCCCGCTCCCTCAACCGCTTTCAGCAGCTCAACGCCGTCAAGATCAGCGGGGTGGCGGTGCGCCCCCTCGATGAGGCGCTGAGTTTTCTCGAAGATCAGGCCGCCGAAATCCTCCCCCAGGGATACGTCCTCGACTACACCGGCGAATCCCGGCAGCTGCGCACCGAGGGGAACCAGTTCCTCCCCACATTCGCCCTGGCGATCATCATGATCTTCCTGGTGCTGGCGGCCCAGTTCAACAGCTTCCGCGATCCCTTCGTCATTCTCGCCGGATCGGTCCCCCTGGCGATGTTCGGCGCCCTTCTCTTCACCTTTCTCAAGATTCCCGATCCCAACGTCCCCTTCTGGACGGGAGGGTGGACGACGACCCTCAACATCTACTCCCAGGTCGGGCTGGTGACCCTGGTCGGGCTGGTCGCCAAGAACGGCATCCTGGTGGTCGAGTTCGCCAACAAGCTGCAGGAGGGGGGGCACGGCAAACGGGAGGCCGTCCACGAAGCGGCCTTGACGCGGTTGCGGCCGATCCTCATGACCAGCGCCGCAACCATCGCCGGCCACTTTCCCCTGACCCTGGTCACCGGCGCCGGCGCCGAGGCCCGGAACTCCATCGGCCTGGTGCTGGTCGGCGGCATGGCGGTCGGCACCCTCTTCACCCTCTTCGTCATCCCTTCCATTTACATGCTGGTGGCCCGCGACCATGGCCGGGAGCAGGGGGTCATCGATCCCCCTGAACCGGAGGGTTCAGGCATCTAG
- a CDS encoding zinc ribbon-containing protein: protein MTEQEGNNKEQQEVGLYEKLATRTAELLDEGKKTLDEALKKAGEEISSMGDFSREQAEKISVFVRRDIASMGVQAGKTREALKKAVDPQRVAVGIQSAFSRILNSAAGTLGEWAEKSEKHLEYKTGDVTSPGTLSCKDCGAEMHPKTTVRIPPCPKCHKTLFRKSY, encoded by the coding sequence ATGACCGAGCAGGAAGGTAATAACAAGGAGCAGCAGGAGGTTGGCCTCTACGAGAAGCTGGCCACGCGCACGGCGGAACTTCTCGATGAGGGGAAAAAGACCCTGGACGAGGCCCTGAAAAAAGCCGGGGAGGAGATCTCTTCCATGGGAGATTTTTCCCGGGAACAGGCAGAGAAAATCTCCGTCTTCGTTCGCAGGGACATTGCCTCCATGGGCGTGCAGGCCGGAAAAACCAGGGAGGCACTCAAAAAGGCCGTCGATCCCCAGCGGGTGGCCGTCGGAATCCAGAGTGCTTTTTCGCGGATACTTAACAGCGCCGCCGGGACCCTCGGCGAGTGGGCGGAAAAATCGGAGAAACATCTCGAATACAAAACCGGCGATGTGACCAGCCCCGGGACCCTCTCCTGCAAGGACTGCGGGGCCGAGATGCACCCCAAGACCACGGTGCGCATCCCCCCCTGCCCCAAATGCCACAAGACCCTTTTCCGCAAGTCCTATTGA